Proteins encoded together in one Hymenobacter monticola window:
- a CDS encoding NHL repeat-containing protein, with protein sequence MRRFSFVSSVLAAGLFGAPATSFIMAPPVPLAPANGGVVTTLAGGTHKNTDGSPYYGGFSDGRGGAAEFRVLKGLASDGRGTLYVADYRRIRKVTVATGEVSTLAGGKDAFGDADGVGTAARFGSLTGMVLDRQGNLYVADEENGLIRKVVVATGAVTTLAGGNKEAHGEQINGRGRRANFYKPSALALDNNGTLYVADAEANAIRKVVVATGEVTTLAGRGSHESRHHDGIGADATFDKPNGLALDGQGNLYVAETERIRKIVLATAEVSTLAGRDRYDDFNPMPEVLPHGPIAVDANGDVYFAAFRGVIKIALAARYMDMFVGSKTEGNADGIGAAATFGYVNGMTVDSRGTFYVTDGSNHSVRMIK encoded by the coding sequence TTGCGTCGTTTTTCCTTTGTTTCTTCTGTCTTGGCTGCGGGGCTGTTTGGCGCCCCGGCCACCTCGTTTATAATGGCGCCGCCGGTGCCGCTGGCCCCGGCCAATGGAGGTGTGGTGACCACCCTGGCCGGTGGCACGCACAAGAACACCGACGGTTCGCCTTACTACGGCGGCTTCAGCGACGGGCGCGGCGGCGCGGCCGAGTTTCGCGTACTCAAAGGCTTGGCGTCGGATGGGCGCGGTACCCTCTACGTGGCCGACTATCGCCGCATTCGCAAGGTGACGGTGGCCACAGGCGAGGTGAGTACGCTAGCCGGCGGCAAAGACGCATTTGGCGACGCCGACGGCGTAGGCACAGCCGCCCGCTTCGGTAGTTTAACGGGTATGGTCCTGGACCGGCAGGGCAACCTTTACGTGGCCGACGAGGAAAACGGCCTTATTCGCAAAGTGGTGGTGGCCACCGGGGCCGTGACCACCCTGGCGGGCGGCAACAAGGAAGCCCACGGCGAGCAGATAAACGGCCGCGGCCGGCGCGCCAACTTTTACAAGCCCAGCGCCTTGGCTTTGGATAACAACGGGACCCTCTACGTGGCCGATGCCGAAGCCAATGCCATCCGCAAGGTGGTGGTGGCCACCGGCGAGGTAACCACCCTGGCGGGCCGCGGCTCGCACGAGAGCCGGCACCACGACGGCATTGGCGCCGACGCCACTTTCGATAAACCCAATGGCCTGGCGCTGGACGGGCAGGGCAATTTGTACGTGGCGGAGACCGAGCGGATTCGTAAAATCGTGCTCGCCACGGCCGAGGTGAGCACCCTGGCCGGCCGCGACCGTTACGACGACTTTAACCCGATGCCCGAAGTGCTGCCCCACGGCCCCATCGCCGTAGATGCAAACGGCGACGTCTATTTTGCTGCGTTCAGGGGCGTGATAAAAATCGCGCTGGCCGCCCGGTACATGGATATGTTTGTGGGCAGCAAAACCGAAGGCAATGCCGACGGCATCGGGGCCGCGGCCACCTTTGGCTATGTGAACGGAATGACCGTGGACAGCCGCGGTACCTTTTACGTGACCGACGGGAGCAACCACAGCGTGCGCATGATAAAATAG
- a CDS encoding zinc-dependent alcohol dehydrogenase, giving the protein MKALRIHGARDVRVDNVDDPEIQDSRDAIIRVTSTAICGSDLHIYNGSIPQPRPMTLGHEFMGIVEEVGKGVKNLKRGDRVVVPFPIACGHCLFCDHDLPGHCENSNPEHYGPEGGLMTEKGGALFGYTDLYGGYDGGQAEYARVPYADYGPRKVPDNLTDEQVLFLTDIFPTGYSGIDWANVKGGETVAIFGAGPVGIMAAKSAWLRGASRVMIVDTQQYRLNLAAKAARAEGILWESHDQVVDEIRSKTRGYGADVVVEAVGFEPDRNLADRAKAVINIEKGSDKVMLACFSAVRRGGFVSILGVYSSPYDNFPIHQIFDKGIIIQAGQAPAHKHIDRLLKHVSDGDVRLDDIISHRLPLSQAPHGYDIFRHKKDNCTKVVLKPGM; this is encoded by the coding sequence TCGCGCGACGCCATCATCCGCGTCACCAGCACGGCCATCTGCGGGTCCGACCTGCACATCTACAACGGCAGCATTCCGCAGCCCCGGCCCATGACGCTGGGCCACGAGTTTATGGGCATTGTGGAGGAAGTGGGCAAGGGCGTGAAAAACCTGAAGCGCGGCGACCGGGTGGTGGTGCCGTTTCCCATTGCCTGCGGCCACTGCTTGTTTTGCGACCACGACCTGCCCGGCCACTGCGAAAACTCCAACCCCGAGCACTACGGTCCCGAAGGCGGCCTGATGACCGAGAAAGGCGGTGCCCTCTTCGGCTACACCGACCTCTACGGAGGCTACGACGGCGGCCAGGCCGAGTACGCCCGCGTGCCCTACGCCGACTACGGCCCCCGCAAAGTGCCCGACAACCTGACCGACGAGCAGGTGCTTTTCCTCACCGACATCTTCCCCACGGGCTACTCCGGCATCGACTGGGCCAACGTGAAGGGCGGCGAAACGGTGGCCATTTTCGGGGCCGGCCCGGTGGGCATCATGGCTGCCAAATCGGCCTGGCTGCGCGGCGCCTCGCGCGTGATGATTGTGGACACCCAACAATACCGCCTCAACCTGGCGGCCAAGGCTGCGCGCGCCGAAGGCATCCTGTGGGAAAGCCACGACCAGGTGGTGGACGAAATTCGGAGCAAAACCCGTGGCTACGGTGCCGACGTGGTGGTGGAAGCCGTGGGCTTTGAGCCCGACCGCAACCTGGCCGACCGCGCCAAGGCCGTCATCAACATTGAGAAAGGCTCCGACAAGGTGATGCTGGCTTGTTTCAGCGCCGTGCGCCGGGGCGGTTTCGTGTCGATTCTGGGCGTGTATTCCTCGCCCTACGACAACTTCCCCATCCACCAGATTTTCGACAAAGGCATCATCATCCAGGCCGGTCAGGCCCCGGCCCACAAGCACATCGACCGCCTGCTCAAGCACGTGTCGGACGGCGACGTGCGCCTCGACGACATTATTTCGCACCGCCTGCCGCTTTCGCAGGCGCCCCACGGCTACGACATCTTCCGCCACAAAAAAGACAACTGCACCAAAGTGGTGCTGAAGCCGGGAATGTAG